The following are encoded in a window of Cryobacterium sp. CG_9.6 genomic DNA:
- a CDS encoding low molecular weight protein-tyrosine-phosphatase, whose amino-acid sequence MSFSSLSPHESTPFRIIFVCTGNICRSPMAELVLRDMVTRSGFGRLVSTSSAGTGDWHVGERADARTIAALAAKGYDGNHHRARQFDPAWFADFDLVVVLDRSQDRILRNWATTDKDRDKVRLLLSFDPEQAALSDVPDPYYSTDALFDSVLGMIERANQALFMQLAPAIRQGDR is encoded by the coding sequence ATGAGTTTTTCCTCACTCAGCCCGCACGAGTCAACGCCATTCCGGATCATTTTTGTGTGCACCGGCAATATCTGCCGCTCCCCCATGGCTGAGCTGGTGCTGCGGGATATGGTGACCCGCTCCGGGTTCGGGCGCCTGGTGAGCACGAGCTCCGCTGGAACCGGCGACTGGCACGTGGGAGAACGCGCTGATGCCCGCACGATTGCGGCGTTGGCGGCGAAGGGCTACGACGGAAATCACCACCGTGCGCGCCAGTTTGACCCCGCCTGGTTCGCCGACTTTGACCTCGTGGTGGTGCTCGACCGATCGCAGGATCGCATTCTGCGCAACTGGGCAACCACCGACAAAGACCGCGACAAGGTGCGCTTACTGCTCAGTTTCGACCCCGAACAGGCTGCCCTCAGCGACGTTCCCGACCCGTACTATTCCACGGATGCGCTCTTTGACTCGGTTTTAGGCATGATTGAGAGAGCAAACCAGGCGCTGTTCATGCAACTCGCGCCGGCAATACGACAGGGAGACCGATGA
- a CDS encoding single-stranded DNA-binding protein: MAGETVITVVGNLTSDPELRYTQNGLAVANFTIASTPRNFDRAANEWKDGDALFLRASVWREFAEHVAGSLTKGSRVIASGRLKQRTYETKEGEKRTSMELEIDEIGPSLRYSTATLTRAQSSGPRGGAPVAQGRDEPWAPTTPAVSGAPAASGGDVWNSPGNFSDETPF, translated from the coding sequence ATGGCCGGCGAGACCGTAATCACCGTGGTGGGCAACCTCACCAGCGATCCGGAACTGCGTTACACGCAGAACGGGCTGGCGGTTGCCAACTTCACCATCGCATCCACTCCGCGCAATTTCGATCGCGCAGCAAATGAGTGGAAAGATGGCGACGCGCTGTTCCTGCGCGCGAGCGTTTGGCGTGAATTCGCCGAACACGTGGCCGGTTCACTGACCAAGGGCTCGCGTGTCATCGCCTCCGGGCGTCTCAAGCAGCGCACGTATGAGACGAAGGAAGGTGAAAAGCGCACGAGCATGGAGCTCGAGATCGACGAAATTGGTCCTTCGCTGCGCTATTCCACCGCCACGCTCACCCGTGCGCAGTCATCAGGTCCTCGCGGCGGCGCTCCCGTCGCGCAGGGCCGGGACGAGCCCTGGGCTCCGACCACTCCCGCTGTATCCGGCGCACCCGCCGCATCCGGTGGAGACGTCTGGAACAGCCCGGGCAACTTCAGCGACGAGACACCCTTCTAA
- a CDS encoding GtrA family protein yields the protein MVGRARIREFVTFFGGSAVGLVIDLVGFSLLILTGLVPWQANAVSSSVALTAVYFLVVRFTFSAQARVTTYVAFFAWYGGTIVVFSVLIQAATTLTDWPPLICKLASIPISFGSNYLFSRYLFRPRHPTTTPR from the coding sequence GTGGTCGGGAGAGCACGCATCCGGGAGTTTGTGACGTTCTTTGGGGGGTCTGCTGTGGGGCTCGTGATTGACCTGGTGGGCTTTTCGCTGCTGATTCTCACCGGACTCGTGCCGTGGCAGGCGAACGCCGTGAGCTCGTCGGTTGCGCTGACCGCCGTGTACTTTCTGGTGGTGCGATTCACGTTCTCGGCTCAGGCGCGCGTGACCACCTATGTGGCGTTCTTTGCCTGGTATGGCGGCACCATTGTGGTGTTTTCGGTGCTGATTCAGGCCGCGACCACCCTCACGGACTGGCCACCCCTCATCTGCAAACTGGCGTCGATTCCGATCTCGTTCGGGTCGAACTATCTGTTCAGCCGCTACCTGTTTCGGCCGCGCCACCCCACGACGACGCCCCGGTAG
- a CDS encoding nucleobase:cation symporter-2 family protein translates to MTTRTATNSTLRPVDERLSIGASITYGLQHVLTMYGGLIAVPLIIGQAAGMSGGDIGLLIASCLFVSGLATVLQTLGVPFVGSQLPLVQGVSFAGVATMIAILNGGGGMETIFGAVIVASLIGFAVTPIFSKVIRFFPPVVTGTVITMIGLTLIPVAANWAMGGNASAPDYGSLRNIGLAALTLAVVLVLSKVGGPTISRLAILLAIVVGTVVATALGIANFSQVGVGPIVAFPTPFHFGLPIFSVAAIISMLVVILVIMVETSADIIAVGEIVGTKVTSRRLGDGLRADMLSSAIAPIFGSFTQSAFAQNVGLVAVTGIKSRFVVAAGGGILIVLGLMPVLGRLIAAVPTAVLGGAGIVLFGTVAASGIRTLAAVNYRNTLNLTIVAVSVGFGMIPIAAPTFYDQFPTWFGTIFESGISSAALMAIVLNLFFNVFTRRPVSAPSADMTDTADAS, encoded by the coding sequence ATGACAACACGCACTGCCACGAACTCGACGCTGCGGCCCGTAGACGAACGATTGTCGATCGGTGCCTCGATCACCTACGGGCTCCAGCATGTTCTCACCATGTACGGCGGCCTCATTGCCGTGCCGCTGATCATTGGCCAGGCCGCCGGTATGAGCGGCGGAGATATCGGCCTGCTGATTGCCTCGTGCCTGTTCGTCAGCGGTCTGGCGACCGTGCTGCAGACACTCGGCGTACCGTTTGTCGGTTCACAACTACCGCTCGTGCAGGGTGTGTCCTTTGCGGGCGTGGCCACCATGATCGCCATCCTCAACGGCGGTGGCGGCATGGAGACCATCTTTGGCGCTGTCATCGTGGCGTCCCTCATTGGGTTCGCGGTCACGCCCATCTTTTCGAAGGTCATCCGGTTCTTTCCTCCCGTGGTCACTGGCACGGTCATCACGATGATCGGCCTCACGCTCATTCCAGTGGCAGCCAACTGGGCCATGGGCGGCAATGCCAGCGCGCCCGACTACGGCAGCCTTCGCAATATCGGCCTCGCGGCACTCACCCTGGCGGTTGTGCTGGTGCTCAGCAAGGTGGGCGGTCCCACCATCTCCCGGCTGGCCATTCTGCTCGCCATCGTTGTCGGCACGGTCGTGGCAACAGCGCTGGGAATCGCCAATTTTTCCCAGGTGGGTGTCGGCCCGATTGTGGCCTTCCCCACGCCGTTCCACTTCGGTCTGCCCATTTTCAGTGTGGCGGCCATCATCTCGATGCTTGTGGTCATTCTCGTCATCATGGTGGAGACCTCCGCCGACATCATTGCTGTCGGTGAAATTGTGGGCACGAAGGTCACGTCCCGTCGCCTCGGTGACGGTCTGCGCGCCGATATGCTCTCCAGTGCGATCGCACCGATTTTCGGCTCTTTCACCCAGAGCGCCTTTGCCCAGAATGTTGGCCTCGTGGCCGTCACCGGAATCAAGAGCCGATTTGTGGTGGCCGCCGGTGGTGGAATCCTGATTGTGCTCGGTCTGATGCCCGTGCTCGGGCGTCTCATCGCTGCGGTCCCCACGGCCGTTCTCGGTGGTGCGGGGATCGTGCTCTTTGGAACCGTCGCGGCCAGCGGCATCCGCACACTCGCCGCGGTGAACTACCGCAACACACTCAACCTCACCATCGTTGCCGTGTCGGTGGGGTTTGGCATGATTCCCATTGCTGCGCCCACGTTCTACGACCAGTTCCCCACCTGGTTCGGCACCATCTTTGAATCGGGCATCAGCTCAGCCGCACTCATGGCGATCGTTCTCAACCTGTTCTTCAACGTCTTCACGCGCCGCCCGGTATCAGCGCCCTCCGCGGACATGACTGACACAGCGGATGCCTCCTAG
- the rpsR gene encoding 30S ribosomal protein S18, with the protein MAGKSSGDRRKPLRGAKGGKNAAPAKSIRVGVIDYKDVPTLRKFISERGKIRARRITGVSVQEQRLIARAVKNAREMALLPYAGSGR; encoded by the coding sequence ATGGCTGGAAAGTCGAGCGGCGACCGCCGCAAGCCGCTCCGCGGTGCTAAGGGTGGCAAGAACGCTGCCCCCGCGAAGTCGATCCGGGTTGGTGTCATCGATTACAAGGATGTCCCCACCCTTCGTAAGTTCATCTCCGAGCGTGGAAAGATTCGCGCACGTCGTATCACCGGCGTCTCCGTCCAGGAACAGCGCCTCATCGCGCGTGCCGTCAAGAACGCCCGCGAAATGGCTTTGCTGCCTTACGCTGGCTCAGGCCGGTAG
- the purB gene encoding adenylosuccinate lyase, with protein sequence MSPLPPQVLSPLDGRYRSIVTELGEYLSEAGLNRARVQVEVEWLIVLTDRSLFGSVPLAADQKAALRSLVTTFGQAEIDELAQLEATTRHDVKAVEYLVRRRLTTLGLDHIAELTHFAATSEDINNLSYALTVSQAVHEVWLPKYRLVIEALRSRALEFRTDAMLARTHGQPATPTTMGKELAVFVYRLERILKQVEANEYLGKFSGATGTFAAHVVAEPTVDWPTISRDFVEGLGLGWNPLTTQIESHDWQAELYSKISHANRVLHNLATDVWTYISIGYFRQIPQVGATGSSTMPHKINPIRFENAEANLELSSAVLDSLAATLVTSRLQRDLTDSTTQRNIGVGFGHSLLALDNLLRGMGEIDIDRAQLAGDLDTNWEILGEAIQTVIRAEVSAGRSTIADPYALLKELTRGKRINRDDLVAFVSALEIGDAAKARLLELTPSSYVGLADPLVDYLG encoded by the coding sequence ATGAGTCCACTACCCCCGCAGGTTCTGAGTCCACTCGATGGCCGTTACCGCAGCATCGTCACCGAGCTGGGAGAGTACCTCTCGGAGGCCGGACTCAACCGCGCCCGCGTGCAGGTTGAGGTGGAATGGCTAATCGTTCTCACCGATCGCAGCCTCTTCGGCTCGGTGCCCCTGGCCGCCGACCAGAAGGCCGCGCTGCGCTCGCTCGTGACCACCTTTGGTCAGGCAGAGATCGATGAGCTGGCACAGCTCGAGGCCACGACGCGACACGACGTGAAGGCTGTGGAATACCTGGTGCGCCGCCGCCTCACCACGCTCGGGCTCGACCACATTGCCGAGCTCACCCACTTCGCCGCCACGAGTGAAGATATTAACAACCTCTCCTACGCCCTCACTGTGAGTCAGGCCGTTCACGAGGTGTGGCTCCCCAAGTATCGCCTCGTGATCGAGGCCCTGCGCAGCCGAGCGCTGGAGTTCCGCACGGACGCCATGCTCGCCCGCACTCACGGCCAACCGGCCACGCCCACCACCATGGGCAAGGAGCTCGCCGTGTTCGTGTACCGGCTCGAGCGCATTCTGAAGCAGGTCGAAGCCAACGAGTACCTCGGCAAGTTCAGCGGCGCCACCGGAACCTTCGCGGCGCACGTCGTGGCCGAGCCCACCGTGGACTGGCCCACCATCTCCCGCGACTTCGTGGAGGGCCTCGGCCTCGGTTGGAATCCGCTCACCACGCAAATCGAGTCTCACGACTGGCAGGCGGAGCTCTACTCCAAGATCTCCCACGCCAACCGGGTGCTGCACAACCTGGCCACGGACGTGTGGACCTACATCTCCATCGGCTACTTCCGGCAGATTCCTCAGGTGGGAGCCACCGGCTCCTCCACGATGCCGCACAAGATCAACCCGATCCGCTTCGAGAACGCCGAGGCCAACCTGGAACTCTCCAGCGCCGTGCTCGACTCCCTCGCAGCCACCCTGGTTACCTCACGCCTGCAGCGCGACCTCACCGACTCCACGACGCAGCGCAACATTGGCGTGGGCTTCGGCCACTCCCTGCTCGCGCTCGATAATCTGCTGCGCGGAATGGGCGAGATCGACATCGACCGCGCCCAGCTCGCGGGTGACCTGGACACCAACTGGGAAATCCTCGGCGAAGCAATTCAGACCGTGATTCGCGCCGAGGTCTCGGCCGGACGTTCCACCATCGCCGACCCGTACGCACTCCTCAAGGAGCTCACCCGCGGCAAGCGCATCAACCGTGACGACCTCGTGGCGTTCGTCTCCGCGCTCGAGATTGGTGATGCCGCCAAGGCCCGCCTGCTGGAGTTGACGCCCAGCAGCTACGTGGGACTGGCCGACCCGCTGGTCGACTACCTGGGCTAA
- a CDS encoding DUF308 domain-containing protein — protein sequence MKEAGVATALQASGTGTRYWTVPISRAVLALIPAAIITFNRDHSATFGLLAFGSFALASGVLLAVLSWLTLDDVRARRLFLIQGIVGIVAGALALAFHMGGLGFFLYLVSVWAAVTGFLELYSGSRARGRSLMAKDWMLLGGFTAVLALLFLLLPPNAVVSVGLLGAYLVMIGVYLVIAGLSLKWATTDAARTVAPVAHDSDSQ from the coding sequence ATGAAAGAGGCAGGCGTGGCCACAGCGCTGCAAGCATCGGGCACCGGCACACGTTACTGGACCGTCCCGATCAGCCGAGCCGTTCTTGCTCTCATTCCCGCCGCCATCATCACCTTCAACCGCGATCACTCCGCCACGTTCGGACTGCTGGCGTTCGGCTCATTCGCGCTCGCCTCTGGCGTTCTGCTGGCCGTGCTCAGCTGGCTCACCCTCGACGACGTTCGCGCCCGCCGCCTGTTTCTCATTCAGGGCATCGTGGGGATTGTGGCCGGTGCGCTCGCACTCGCCTTCCACATGGGTGGTCTCGGTTTCTTCCTCTATCTTGTGAGCGTCTGGGCAGCCGTCACCGGCTTCCTGGAGTTGTACAGCGGCAGCCGCGCCCGCGGTCGCTCGCTCATGGCGAAAGACTGGATGCTTCTCGGTGGCTTCACCGCCGTGCTCGCACTCCTCTTCCTGCTCCTGCCCCCGAACGCCGTCGTGTCGGTGGGCCTCCTCGGTGCTTACCTGGTCATGATTGGCGTGTACCTGGTGATTGCCGGACTCTCACTCAAATGGGCGACAACGGATGCCGCGCGCACCGTCGCCCCCGTCGCTCACGATTCGGACTCCCAGTGA
- a CDS encoding histidinol-phosphate transaminase has protein sequence MSQSDQPSVRLRPEIIALPAYKQGKPAQADAFKLSSNENPFDPLPGVIAAVQAETAFNRYPDASALALRQQLAAKFGVDAEQVHVGSGSVALLAQLILAAAGPGDEVLYSWRSFEAYPGLVAVAGATSVRVPNRADHGHDLVAMADAITPQTRVVIICSPNNPTGTIVTADEFHAFMAAAPTDLLVLLDEAYAEFVTDADAGAVSGGPLLVRYPNLVLLRTFSKAYGLAGLRVGYALGPIPILNAARSTAIPLSVTGQASAAAIASLAAEPELLGRVAVLASLRDATWRALTLQGWQLPASHANFVWLPTGEETAAVAETLAAAGLVVRAFAPEGIRVSIGEDEAMQKLLSVTADIIKSLPPEHAARRKD, from the coding sequence GTGAGCCAATCTGACCAGCCCTCAGTCCGACTGCGCCCGGAGATCATTGCCCTGCCGGCATATAAGCAGGGTAAACCGGCCCAGGCCGATGCATTCAAGCTGTCCAGCAACGAGAACCCGTTTGATCCGTTGCCGGGCGTCATCGCTGCGGTGCAGGCCGAAACCGCCTTCAACCGCTACCCCGATGCGTCTGCGCTTGCCCTCCGTCAGCAGCTCGCTGCCAAGTTCGGTGTGGATGCCGAGCAGGTGCACGTGGGCAGCGGCTCGGTTGCCCTTCTGGCGCAGCTGATCCTCGCTGCGGCGGGCCCTGGCGACGAGGTGCTCTATTCCTGGCGCTCCTTCGAGGCCTACCCGGGCCTCGTTGCTGTTGCCGGTGCCACCAGCGTCCGAGTGCCGAACCGCGCCGATCATGGTCACGACCTGGTGGCGATGGCCGACGCCATCACCCCCCAAACCCGCGTCGTCATCATCTGCTCGCCCAACAACCCCACCGGAACCATTGTTACCGCCGACGAGTTCCACGCTTTCATGGCCGCGGCCCCCACCGACCTTCTCGTGCTCCTCGACGAGGCCTACGCCGAGTTCGTAACGGATGCCGATGCCGGCGCCGTTTCGGGCGGCCCGCTACTCGTGCGCTACCCCAACCTTGTGCTTCTGCGCACCTTCTCCAAGGCTTATGGCCTCGCCGGTCTGCGCGTGGGCTACGCCCTCGGGCCCATCCCCATTTTGAACGCGGCCCGCTCCACCGCCATCCCGCTCTCGGTAACCGGGCAGGCCAGCGCCGCCGCCATCGCCAGCCTCGCCGCCGAACCCGAACTTCTGGGGCGAGTGGCCGTGCTGGCGAGCCTCCGCGACGCCACCTGGCGCGCGCTCACCCTGCAGGGCTGGCAGCTTCCGGCCTCGCACGCGAACTTCGTGTGGCTGCCCACCGGCGAGGAGACGGCCGCCGTGGCGGAAACTCTGGCCGCGGCCGGTCTGGTCGTGCGCGCCTTCGCCCCCGAAGGTATTCGGGTGTCGATTGGGGAAGACGAGGCCATGCAAAAACTTCTCAGCGTGACCGCAGACATTATCAAGTCGTTGCCGCCCGAACACGCGGCACGACGGAAGGACTAG
- a CDS encoding thiamine pyrophosphate-dependent dehydrogenase E1 component subunit alpha has translation MLSTEGRFELTDSAAEFLPYLDALTEADYRRFYRDMVVVRKFDTEAANLQRQGQLALWVPSHGQEAAQVGSAYATRPQDHVFPSYREHVVGMIRGLDLVDILRMLRGVTLGGWKPEEHGNFHLYTLVLASQTLHATGYAMGMQLDGSTATGTPETDQAVIVYYGDGASSQGDANEALVFAASYQTPQVFFLQNNQWAISVPVSRQSRTPLYLRAGGFGMPGTQIDGNDVLASYAVTRKSLDDARAGLGPSMIEALTYRVGAHTTADDPTKYRDADELAYWVARDPILRFRSYLQGLGIEQQFLDSVDEEAADFAADTRRRALDITGPERSVIFDNVYAEPHALVAEQKAWLERYEATFEEGSH, from the coding sequence ATGCTCTCGACCGAGGGTCGCTTTGAGCTCACCGATTCCGCCGCCGAGTTCCTGCCCTACCTCGATGCCCTCACCGAAGCGGACTATCGACGCTTCTACCGTGACATGGTCGTGGTGCGAAAGTTCGACACCGAGGCTGCCAACCTGCAGCGCCAGGGCCAGCTCGCTCTCTGGGTACCCAGCCACGGTCAGGAAGCGGCGCAGGTGGGTTCCGCGTACGCCACTCGCCCGCAGGACCACGTGTTCCCCTCCTACCGCGAGCACGTCGTTGGCATGATCCGCGGCCTTGACCTCGTCGACATTTTGCGGATGCTGCGGGGCGTCACCCTGGGCGGCTGGAAGCCCGAGGAGCACGGCAACTTTCACCTCTATACCCTCGTGCTCGCCTCGCAGACCCTGCACGCCACGGGCTATGCCATGGGGATGCAGCTGGACGGATCCACGGCCACCGGCACCCCGGAGACCGACCAGGCCGTGATCGTGTACTACGGCGACGGGGCCTCGTCTCAGGGCGACGCCAACGAAGCTCTCGTCTTTGCGGCGAGCTACCAGACACCTCAGGTCTTCTTCCTGCAGAACAACCAGTGGGCCATCTCCGTTCCGGTATCGCGCCAGTCCCGCACCCCGCTCTACCTGCGCGCCGGTGGTTTCGGCATGCCCGGCACGCAGATTGATGGCAACGACGTGCTCGCCAGCTACGCGGTCACGCGCAAGTCCCTGGACGACGCCCGTGCGGGCCTCGGTCCGTCGATGATCGAAGCGCTCACCTACCGTGTGGGCGCCCACACCACGGCCGACGACCCCACCAAGTACCGCGACGCCGATGAACTGGCCTACTGGGTGGCTCGCGACCCCATCCTGCGCTTCCGCAGCTACCTGCAGGGACTCGGCATCGAGCAGCAGTTCCTCGATTCCGTCGACGAAGAGGCCGCTGATTTCGCTGCGGACACCCGGCGACGTGCGCTGGACATCACCGGGCCGGAACGCTCCGTGATTTTCGACAACGTCTACGCCGAACCGCACGCCCTCGTGGCCGAGCAGAAGGCCTGGCTCGAACGCTACGAGGCGACCTTCGAAGAAGGATCCCACTGA
- the rplI gene encoding 50S ribosomal protein L9 — protein MSKLILTHEVSGLGAPGDVVDVKNGFARNYLVPKGFAIAWTRGGEKQIEQIKAARAAREHATLEEAQALKVALEAAKITLVVKAGAGGRLFGSVKTVDVANAVAAAGLGAVDKRKIELSAIKLTGEHKATVRLRDELSATITLVVVAAK, from the coding sequence ATGTCGAAATTGATTCTGACGCATGAGGTCTCTGGCCTCGGTGCACCCGGCGACGTCGTAGACGTCAAGAACGGGTTTGCTCGCAACTACCTCGTACCGAAGGGCTTCGCTATTGCGTGGACCCGCGGTGGCGAGAAGCAGATCGAGCAGATCAAGGCAGCCCGCGCAGCGCGCGAGCACGCCACCCTCGAAGAGGCACAGGCGCTCAAGGTTGCCCTTGAAGCCGCCAAGATCACGCTGGTCGTCAAGGCCGGCGCCGGTGGGCGTCTCTTTGGTTCCGTCAAGACCGTGGATGTGGCTAACGCCGTCGCAGCCGCTGGACTTGGGGCCGTCGACAAGCGCAAGATCGAGCTGTCTGCGATCAAGCTGACCGGCGAGCACAAGGCGACTGTTCGCCTTCGTGACGAGCTCAGTGCAACGATCACCCTCGTGGTGGTTGCTGCAAAGTAG
- the dnaB gene encoding replicative DNA helicase: MSIAQLGLAKPNTAEPRQTERMLPHDLLAEQSALGGMMLSKDAVADVVETVRGGDFYVPKHEIIFDAILSLYAQGEPTDVITVTDELTKLGELTRAGGADYLHTLTSLVPTAANAGFYSTIVAERALLRRLVEAGTRIAQMGYSGEGEVLDLVNTAQAEIYAVTGGTQTEDYVPLTDAVTAAIEEIEAAKLKDGQMSGVPTGFADLDELTNGFHGGQLIIVAARPALGKSTLALDFARSASIKHDMPSIFFSLEMGRSEIAMRLLAAEASVPLQSMRKGTVEARDWTTIAATRGRINDAPLYIDDSPNMTLVEIRAKCRRLKQRIGLKLVVIDYLQLMTSGKKVESRQQEVSEFSRALKLMAKELQVPVIALSQLNRGPEQRADKMPAISDLRESGSLEQDADMVILLHRESAYEKDNPRAGEADLIVAKHRNGPTRTVTVAFHGHYSRFADMVAGG; this comes from the coding sequence GTGTCCATTGCACAGCTGGGCCTGGCCAAGCCGAATACGGCAGAACCACGCCAGACAGAACGTATGCTGCCGCACGACCTCCTGGCCGAGCAGAGTGCCCTCGGCGGAATGATGCTGAGCAAAGATGCCGTCGCAGACGTCGTCGAAACCGTGCGCGGCGGGGACTTTTACGTTCCCAAGCACGAGATCATCTTTGACGCCATCCTGTCGCTCTATGCGCAGGGTGAACCCACCGACGTCATCACGGTCACCGATGAGCTCACGAAGCTGGGTGAACTCACGCGTGCCGGCGGTGCCGATTACCTGCACACGCTCACCAGCCTGGTGCCTACCGCCGCCAACGCGGGCTTCTACTCCACCATCGTGGCTGAGCGGGCACTGCTTCGCCGCCTGGTCGAGGCTGGAACGCGTATTGCCCAGATGGGTTACTCGGGGGAGGGTGAGGTTCTCGACCTCGTCAACACGGCGCAGGCAGAGATCTATGCCGTCACCGGCGGCACCCAGACCGAAGACTACGTTCCCCTCACCGACGCCGTCACCGCTGCCATTGAAGAAATCGAAGCAGCCAAGCTCAAAGACGGGCAGATGAGCGGTGTGCCCACCGGGTTTGCCGACCTCGACGAACTCACCAACGGTTTCCACGGTGGGCAGCTCATCATCGTTGCGGCCCGACCTGCCCTCGGAAAGTCCACGCTCGCCCTCGACTTCGCGCGCTCGGCATCCATCAAGCACGACATGCCCAGCATCTTCTTCTCGCTCGAAATGGGGCGAAGTGAAATTGCGATGCGTTTGCTCGCGGCAGAGGCATCCGTTCCCCTGCAGAGCATGCGTAAGGGAACCGTGGAGGCCCGGGACTGGACCACCATCGCGGCGACGCGTGGTCGCATCAATGACGCGCCCCTGTACATCGATGACAGCCCCAACATGACCCTCGTGGAGATTCGGGCCAAGTGCCGCCGCCTCAAGCAGCGCATCGGGCTCAAGCTTGTGGTGATCGACTACCTGCAGCTCATGACGAGCGGTAAGAAGGTGGAGTCGCGTCAGCAGGAGGTGAGTGAGTTCTCGCGGGCACTCAAGCTCATGGCGAAGGAACTGCAGGTTCCGGTCATCGCCCTCTCCCAGCTCAACCGTGGACCCGAGCAGCGCGCCGACAAGATGCCGGCCATCAGCGACCTGCGTGAGTCCGGTTCGCTTGAGCAGGACGCCGACATGGTGATTCTGTTGCACCGTGAGAGCGCGTACGAAAAAGACAACCCGCGTGCCGGTGAAGCCGACCTGATTGTGGCTAAGCACCGTAACGGCCCCACGCGCACCGTCACCGTGGCTTTCCACGGTCATTACTCGCGCTTTGCGGACATGGTCGCCGGCGGATAG
- a CDS encoding phage holin family protein — MARFLIKLLINAVALWVTASLVSGVTVLPYAPQTSAVIITYLLVALIFGLVNTIVGTVVRVVAFPLYILTLGLFALIVNGALLLLSAWVSGFLGFGLVVDGFWEGVIGAVVLSIVSWLLGLIVRAPQN; from the coding sequence ATGGCACGTTTTCTGATCAAACTCCTCATCAATGCGGTGGCCCTGTGGGTGACCGCGAGCCTCGTCTCGGGCGTGACGGTGCTGCCCTACGCACCCCAAACCAGTGCCGTGATTATCACCTACCTGCTGGTGGCACTCATCTTTGGTCTGGTCAATACCATCGTGGGAACCGTTGTTCGGGTGGTGGCTTTTCCCCTTTACATCCTCACGCTGGGGCTGTTTGCGCTCATCGTGAACGGTGCCCTGCTGCTGCTCTCGGCCTGGGTCTCCGGCTTTCTGGGCTTCGGGCTCGTGGTCGATGGCTTCTGGGAGGGCGTAATCGGTGCCGTGGTGCTCAGCATCGTGAGCTGGCTCCTCGGCCTCATCGTGCGGGCCCCACAGAACTAG